One Bos indicus isolate NIAB-ARS_2022 breed Sahiwal x Tharparkar chromosome 10, NIAB-ARS_B.indTharparkar_mat_pri_1.0, whole genome shotgun sequence DNA window includes the following coding sequences:
- the GLCE gene encoding D-glucuronyl C5-epimerase isoform X1 encodes MRCLAARVNYKTLIIICALFTLVTVLLWNKCSSDKAIQVPRHLSSGFRVDALEKKAAASESNNYVNHMAKQSEEAFPQEQQKAPPVVGGFNNNGGGRVLGLKYEEIDCLINDEHTIKGRREGNEVFLPFTWVEKYFDVYGKVVQYDGYDRFEFSHSYSKVYAQRAPYHPDGVFMSFEGYNVEVRDRVKCISGVEGVPLSTQWGPQGYFYPIQIAQYGLSHYSKNLTEKPPHIEVYETAEDRDKNSKPNDWTVPKGCFMASVADKSRFTNVKQFIAPETSEGVSLQLGNTKDFIISFDLKFLTNGSVSVVLETTEKNQLFTVHYVSNTQLIAFKERDIYYGIGPRTSWSTVTRDLVTDLRKGVGLSNTKAVKPTRIMPKKVVRLIAKGKGFLDNITISTTAHMAAFFAASDWLVRNQDEKGGWPIMVTRKLGEGFKSLEPGWYSAMAQGQAISTLVRAYLLTKDHIFLNSALRATAPYKFLSEQHGVKAVFMNKHDWYEEYPTTPSSFVLNGFMYSLIGLYDLKETAGEKLGKEARSLYERGMESLKAMLPLYDTGSGTIYDLRHFMLGIAPNLARWDYHTTHINQLQLLSTIDESPIFKEFVKRWKSYLKGSRAKHN; translated from the exons ATGCGTTGCTTGGCAGCTCGGGTCAACTATAAGACTCTGATTATCATCTGCGCACTCTTCACTTTGGTCACAGTACTTTTGTGGAATAAGTGTTCCAGTGACAAAGCGATCCAGGTTCCACGGCACTTGAGTAGTGGCTTCAGAGTGGATGCCTtagaaaaaaaagcagcagcgTCTGAGAGCAACAACTATGTGAACCACATGGCCAAgcagtctgaggaggccttccctCAGGAACAGCAGAAAGCGCCCCCTGTTGTTGGGGGCTTCAATAACAATGGGGGAGGCAGGGTGTTAGGGCTCAAATATGAAGAAATTGACTGCCTCATAAATGATGAACACACAATTAAAGGGAGACGAGAGGGGAATGAAGTCTTTCTTCCATTCACCTGGGTAGAGAAATATTTTGACGTTTACGGAAAGGTGGTTCAGTATGATGGCTATGATCGGTTTGAATTCTCTCATAGCTATTCCAAAGTCTATGCACAGAGAGCCCCTTATCACCCTGATGGTGTGTTTATGTCCTTTGAAGGCTACAATGTGGAAGTCCGAGACAGAGTCAAGTGCATAAGTGGGGTTGAAG gtGTACCTTTATCTACACAGTGGGGACCTCAAGGCTATTTCTACCCAATCCAGATTGCACAGTATGGGTTAAGTCACTACAGCAAGAATCTAACTGAAAAACCCCCTCATATAGAGGTATATGAAACAGCAGAAGACAGGGACAAAAACAGCAAGCCCAATGACTGGACTGTGCCCAAGGGCTGCTTTATGGCTAGTGTGGCTGATAAGTCAAGATTCACCAATGTTAAACAGTTCATTGCTCCAG AAACCAGTGAAGGTGTATCCTTGCAACTGGGGAACacaaaagattttattatttcatttgaccTCAAGTTCTTAACAAATGGAAGTGTGTCTGTGGTTCTGGAGACGACAGaaaagaatcagctcttcactGTACATTATGTCTCAAATACCCAGCTAATTGCTTTTAAAGAAAGAGACATATACTATGGCATCGGGCCCAGAACATCATGGAGCACAGTTACCCGGGACCTGGTCACTGACCTCAGGAAAGGAGTGGGTCTTTCCAACACAAAAGCTGTCAAGCCAACAAGAATAATGCCCAAGAAGGTGGTTAGGTTGATTGCGAAAGGGAAGGGCTTCCTTGACAACATTACCATCTCTACCACAGCCCACATGGCTGCCTTCTTCGCTGCCAGTGACTGGCTGGTGAGGAACCAGGATGAGAAAGGCGGCTGGCCGATTATGGTGACCCGTAAGTTAGGGGAAGGCTTCAAGTCTTTAGAGCCAGGGTGGTACTCCGCCATGGCCCAAGGGCAAGCCATTTCTACATTAGTCAGGGCCTATCTCTTAACAAAAGACCATATATTCCTCAATTCAGCTTTAAGGGCAACAGCCCCTTACAAGTTTCTGTCAGAGCAGCATGGAGTCAAGGCTGTGTTTATGAATAAACATGACTGGTATGAAGAATATCCAACTACACCTAgctcttttgttttaaatggcTTTATGTATTCTTTAATTGGGCTGTATGACTTAAAAGAAACTGCAGGGGAAAAACTCGGGAAAGAAGCGAGGTCCTTGTATGAGCGTGGCATGGAATCCCTTAAAGCCATGCTCCCCTTGTACGACACTGGCTCAGGAACCATCTATGACCTCCGGCACTTCATGCTTGGCATTGCCCCCAACCTGGCCCGCTGGGACTATCACACCACCCACATCAATCAACTGCAGCTGCTTAGCACCATTGATGAGTCCCCAATCTTCAAAGAATTTGTCAAGAGGTGGAAGAGCTACCTTAAAGGCAGCCGGGCAAAGCACAACTAG
- the GLCE gene encoding D-glucuronyl C5-epimerase isoform X2 produces the protein MASVADKSRFTNVKQFIAPETSEGVSLQLGNTKDFIISFDLKFLTNGSVSVVLETTEKNQLFTVHYVSNTQLIAFKERDIYYGIGPRTSWSTVTRDLVTDLRKGVGLSNTKAVKPTRIMPKKVVRLIAKGKGFLDNITISTTAHMAAFFAASDWLVRNQDEKGGWPIMVTRKLGEGFKSLEPGWYSAMAQGQAISTLVRAYLLTKDHIFLNSALRATAPYKFLSEQHGVKAVFMNKHDWYEEYPTTPSSFVLNGFMYSLIGLYDLKETAGEKLGKEARSLYERGMESLKAMLPLYDTGSGTIYDLRHFMLGIAPNLARWDYHTTHINQLQLLSTIDESPIFKEFVKRWKSYLKGSRAKHN, from the exons ATGGCTAGTGTGGCTGATAAGTCAAGATTCACCAATGTTAAACAGTTCATTGCTCCAG AAACCAGTGAAGGTGTATCCTTGCAACTGGGGAACacaaaagattttattatttcatttgaccTCAAGTTCTTAACAAATGGAAGTGTGTCTGTGGTTCTGGAGACGACAGaaaagaatcagctcttcactGTACATTATGTCTCAAATACCCAGCTAATTGCTTTTAAAGAAAGAGACATATACTATGGCATCGGGCCCAGAACATCATGGAGCACAGTTACCCGGGACCTGGTCACTGACCTCAGGAAAGGAGTGGGTCTTTCCAACACAAAAGCTGTCAAGCCAACAAGAATAATGCCCAAGAAGGTGGTTAGGTTGATTGCGAAAGGGAAGGGCTTCCTTGACAACATTACCATCTCTACCACAGCCCACATGGCTGCCTTCTTCGCTGCCAGTGACTGGCTGGTGAGGAACCAGGATGAGAAAGGCGGCTGGCCGATTATGGTGACCCGTAAGTTAGGGGAAGGCTTCAAGTCTTTAGAGCCAGGGTGGTACTCCGCCATGGCCCAAGGGCAAGCCATTTCTACATTAGTCAGGGCCTATCTCTTAACAAAAGACCATATATTCCTCAATTCAGCTTTAAGGGCAACAGCCCCTTACAAGTTTCTGTCAGAGCAGCATGGAGTCAAGGCTGTGTTTATGAATAAACATGACTGGTATGAAGAATATCCAACTACACCTAgctcttttgttttaaatggcTTTATGTATTCTTTAATTGGGCTGTATGACTTAAAAGAAACTGCAGGGGAAAAACTCGGGAAAGAAGCGAGGTCCTTGTATGAGCGTGGCATGGAATCCCTTAAAGCCATGCTCCCCTTGTACGACACTGGCTCAGGAACCATCTATGACCTCCGGCACTTCATGCTTGGCATTGCCCCCAACCTGGCCCGCTGGGACTATCACACCACCCACATCAATCAACTGCAGCTGCTTAGCACCATTGATGAGTCCCCAATCTTCAAAGAATTTGTCAAGAGGTGGAAGAGCTACCTTAAAGGCAGCCGGGCAAAGCACAACTAG